One region of Desulfovibrio sp. JC010 genomic DNA includes:
- the glf gene encoding UDP-galactopyranose mutase, with protein sequence MEGCRHLVVGAGITGCTIARQIAEELGEKALVIDRRDHIGGNCHSHINEDTGVEVHSYGTHIFHTKERRVWDFLNQFTEFNSYRHKVVTTYEGRTFHMPVNLQTINSFFGISLKPHEVEDFIASKSAEEDITDPQNLEEKAISIIGRELYEAFVKGYTLKQWECDPKELDASIITRLPFRHTFECDYFTDRYQGLPWDGYTKLFERILDHELIETRLNTDFFELKDTLPQECAIYYTGPIDKYFDYCHGELTWRSLRFEYRVEDVPDYQGTSVMNYADIDVPYTRIHEYQHLHPERENTSGRTVTSREFSMKWKQGDEPYYPVNTDEDRKRLERYFEEAAKQENVHFLGRLGQYKYYDMDKAVLAALEFCDSKLNNN encoded by the coding sequence ATGGAAGGTTGCAGACATCTTGTTGTTGGTGCGGGGATCACTGGTTGTACCATTGCCAGACAAATTGCTGAAGAGTTGGGCGAGAAAGCCCTCGTTATCGACAGACGCGACCATATCGGCGGCAACTGCCACAGCCATATTAATGAAGATACAGGCGTGGAAGTCCACAGCTACGGCACCCATATTTTCCATACCAAAGAACGGCGTGTCTGGGATTTCCTGAACCAATTCACTGAATTCAACAGCTACCGCCATAAAGTTGTGACCACCTATGAAGGCCGGACCTTCCACATGCCGGTCAACCTGCAGACCATCAATTCATTTTTCGGAATCAGTCTGAAGCCGCACGAAGTTGAAGATTTCATCGCCAGCAAAAGTGCCGAAGAGGACATCACCGATCCACAGAACCTTGAAGAAAAAGCCATCAGTATCATTGGCCGCGAACTGTATGAAGCCTTCGTGAAGGGCTACACCCTCAAGCAATGGGAATGCGACCCCAAAGAACTGGACGCGTCCATCATCACCCGGCTGCCCTTCCGCCATACCTTTGAGTGCGACTACTTCACCGACCGCTACCAAGGCTTGCCGTGGGATGGATACACCAAGCTCTTCGAACGCATACTTGACCACGAACTGATTGAAACAAGACTGAATACTGATTTCTTTGAACTGAAAGATACGCTTCCGCAAGAGTGCGCAATCTACTACACCGGCCCCATCGACAAATATTTCGATTACTGCCACGGGGAACTCACATGGCGTTCCCTGCGCTTTGAATACCGGGTTGAGGATGTTCCCGACTATCAGGGAACATCGGTTATGAATTACGCTGACATCGATGTTCCCTACACCCGCATCCACGAATATCAGCACCTGCACCCGGAAAGAGAGAACACAAGCGGCAGAACCGTCACCTCACGCGAATTTTCCATGAAATGGAAACAGGGAGATGAGCCATACTACCCGGTCAACACGGACGAAGACCGCAAACGCCTAGAACGATACTTCGAAGAAGCTGCCAAGCAGGAAAACGTCCACTTTCTGGGCAGGCTGGGGCAATACAAATACTATGACATGGATAAAGCGGTGCTGGCGGCACTGGAGTTTTGTGACTCCAAGCTAAACAACAATTAG
- the hflC gene encoding protease modulator HflC gives MSLLKKGSAPLALLIIVAVLGIAQSAYIVKQTEKAIVLQLGKPKSGPMGPGLHFKLPFVQNVIYFDSRLLEYDARPAEILTKDKKNMVVDNYSKWRIADPLLFYRTVRSIPRAQARLDDIIYAELRVALGRYTLIEIISSDRTSIMEEVSQTSNTLLKPYGIEVLDVRIKRTDLPPENARAIYGRMRAERERMAKQYRSQGSEAAARITAQADKERAITLADANLKAEILRGEGEGKATKIYADSFGKDPRFYEFKKSLEAYEAGLKENTRLILSQDNPFLKYMK, from the coding sequence ATGAGTTTACTCAAGAAAGGTTCCGCTCCCCTGGCACTGTTGATTATTGTTGCCGTACTGGGGATTGCACAGAGTGCATATATTGTAAAACAGACCGAGAAGGCCATTGTGCTTCAGCTCGGTAAACCCAAATCCGGGCCTATGGGACCGGGGCTGCATTTCAAGCTGCCCTTTGTCCAGAACGTGATCTACTTTGATTCACGCCTGCTGGAATACGATGCCCGCCCGGCTGAAATCCTGACCAAAGATAAAAAGAACATGGTTGTGGACAACTACTCCAAGTGGCGCATTGCCGACCCCTTGCTGTTTTACCGCACCGTTCGTTCCATCCCCCGTGCTCAGGCCCGGCTGGATGATATTATCTATGCGGAACTGCGCGTCGCCCTTGGTCGCTACACGCTGATCGAGATCATCTCCAGCGACCGTACTTCCATCATGGAAGAGGTGAGCCAGACTTCCAACACCCTGCTCAAACCTTACGGTATTGAAGTGCTTGATGTACGCATCAAACGTACCGACCTGCCGCCTGAAAACGCCCGTGCTATTTACGGACGTATGCGTGCGGAACGTGAACGTATGGCCAAGCAGTACCGCTCACAAGGTAGTGAAGCAGCGGCCCGCATCACTGCTCAGGCGGACAAGGAAAGAGCCATCACCCTCGCAGACGCCAACCTCAAGGCTGAAATCCTGCGCGGTGAAGGTGAAGGTAAAGCAACCAAAATCTATGCTGACAGCTTCGGCAAGGACCCGAGATTCTACGAATTCAAGAAGTCCCTCGAAGCATACGAAGCCGGACTCAAAGAGAACACCAGGCTGATCCTCTCTCAGGACAACCCGTTCTTAAAGTATATGAAATAG
- the cmk gene encoding (d)CMP kinase gives MDTPFIITLDGPAGVGKSTLAKRLADRFEIAYLDTGAMFRGTAWKLGEGSWDWDEAKLAQALQGLEFTLSGSGSDSVLSLNGTPLTDEIRTETVGMWASNVAKIPAVREYQKIAQRSIGETTSLIAEGRDMGTVIFPQAPCKFFLDADLEERARRRFEQLKEMGKPADYAELVEQISKRDDQDRNRKVAPLKPAEDSIIVDTTKLDIDGVFDKLVFETEKKVN, from the coding sequence ATGGACACGCCTTTCATCATAACTCTGGACGGCCCTGCAGGCGTGGGTAAATCCACCCTTGCCAAACGTCTGGCCGACCGTTTTGAAATCGCCTATCTCGATACCGGAGCCATGTTTCGCGGCACCGCTTGGAAGCTCGGCGAAGGTTCATGGGACTGGGATGAAGCCAAACTTGCGCAGGCCCTGCAAGGGCTGGAATTCACCCTTTCCGGCAGCGGCTCTGATTCCGTGCTCAGCCTGAACGGTACCCCGCTGACCGATGAAATCCGCACCGAGACGGTGGGTATGTGGGCCTCCAATGTGGCTAAAATTCCGGCTGTACGCGAATACCAGAAAATCGCCCAGCGCAGCATCGGAGAAACAACCTCACTCATCGCTGAAGGCCGCGACATGGGTACGGTCATTTTCCCGCAGGCACCCTGCAAGTTCTTCCTCGATGCCGATCTTGAGGAACGCGCCCGCCGCCGTTTCGAACAGCTCAAGGAAATGGGCAAGCCCGCAGATTACGCCGAGCTGGTCGAACAGATTAGCAAACGTGACGATCAGGACCGCAACCGCAAGGTCGCACCGCTCAAGCCTGCTGAAGATTCCATCATTGTGGACACCACCAAACTCGACATTGACGGGGTTTTCGACAAGCTCGTTTTCGAAACCGAAAAAAAAGTTAACTAG
- the hflK gene encoding FtsH protease activity modulator HflK: MNWDWDKLSEQRQRNKGGGGGGAPKPPNVDDINSTIRKLRGTGVPGGKFIIIGIILLWFLSGVYIVEPDEVGVVTRFGKYVDTTTPGPHYHLPIPIESVMKPKVTQIRRVEVGFRSYGSSRSFTQGQSRNVPEESLMLTGDENIVDVQFIVQYQIKDPVNYLFEVSNQPKTIQDAAEAAMREIIGKTKIELALTTGKLQIQTETRNLLQEIVDRYKLGVNVLAVQLQNVHPPNEVVDAFKDVASAREDKSRYINEAEAYRNDILPKARGQAAVILNKAEAYKETKIREAEGQAKRFMAVYKEYQKAKDITVKRLYLETMQNILSNPEVKKVILSDDAAKKALPFLSLDGKGLPIQTGKK, encoded by the coding sequence ATGAACTGGGACTGGGACAAATTATCCGAACAACGGCAGAGGAATAAAGGCGGTGGGGGCGGAGGAGCTCCGAAACCGCCTAATGTGGACGATATCAACTCCACGATCAGAAAACTCCGCGGAACCGGCGTGCCGGGCGGAAAATTCATCATCATCGGCATCATCCTGCTCTGGTTTCTTTCCGGGGTCTACATTGTAGAACCGGATGAAGTCGGTGTAGTAACCAGATTCGGTAAGTATGTGGACACCACTACACCGGGTCCGCATTACCATCTTCCGATTCCCATTGAATCGGTCATGAAACCTAAAGTCACACAGATCAGACGTGTGGAAGTGGGTTTCCGCTCCTATGGCTCCTCGCGCTCCTTCACGCAAGGACAGTCGCGCAACGTGCCTGAGGAATCCCTTATGCTGACCGGTGACGAGAACATCGTTGATGTTCAGTTCATCGTGCAATACCAGATCAAGGATCCGGTGAACTATCTTTTCGAAGTCAGCAACCAGCCTAAAACCATTCAGGACGCTGCCGAAGCGGCCATGCGCGAAATCATCGGTAAAACCAAGATCGAACTGGCGCTGACCACCGGTAAACTCCAGATTCAGACCGAGACCCGCAACCTGTTGCAGGAAATTGTAGACCGCTACAAACTCGGTGTGAATGTGCTGGCTGTACAGCTGCAGAACGTGCATCCGCCGAACGAGGTTGTGGACGCCTTTAAAGACGTTGCATCCGCCCGTGAGGACAAGAGCCGTTACATCAACGAAGCGGAAGCCTACCGCAACGACATCCTGCCCAAGGCAAGAGGTCAGGCCGCGGTTATCCTGAACAAGGCTGAAGCCTACAAGGAAACCAAAATCCGCGAAGCTGAAGGTCAGGCCAAACGCTTCATGGCTGTTTACAAGGAATACCAGAAGGCCAAGGATATCACCGTTAAACGTCTGTATCTGGAAACAATGCAGAACATTCTGTCCAATCCTGAAGTCAAAAAGGTCATCCTTTCTGACGATGCGGCCAAGAAAGCACTTCCTTTCCTCTCTCTGGACGGAAAGGGACTTCCCATCCAAACCGGCAAAAAATAG
- a CDS encoding phosphomannomutase/phosphoglucomutase, with product MKEIRKEIFRAYDIRGIVDQDFDEEWVERLGRACGTWFRSQGWDRAVVGHDCRHSSPAYQQAMARGLNGAGVDVLCLNMVPSPVFYFAAKKLNYKSGVMITASHNPPEFNGFKVWGGETTIHTDDIQAIYNIMESGEFSEGSGVVSHHDIVPFYLEDLLSGIKLKRPVKVVLDGGNGAGGHIALELLRRAGAEVIPQYCEPDGDFPNHHPDPVVAEYMGDLFKAVVEHGAEVGIGLDGDADRIGAVDEKGNLVPGDRLLAVYAREVLARKPGETVVADVKCSHLFFDDVARHGGNPLMAVTGHSIMKAKMVETGAGLGGEMSGHIFFADRFYGFDDGLYSALRLLEILSDTDVPVSKMWDEWDQTYFTPELRVEYPEEIKFELVERVAEELAKKYEVIDIDGVRVVLDGGWALVRASNTQAALTMRFEASSQEQLSAIQSEVEVLLDRLAEELGA from the coding sequence ATGAAGGAAATCAGAAAAGAGATCTTCAGGGCTTACGATATTCGTGGGATTGTGGATCAGGATTTTGATGAAGAATGGGTAGAGCGGCTTGGACGGGCCTGCGGCACATGGTTCCGTTCTCAAGGCTGGGACCGGGCCGTGGTGGGGCATGACTGCCGTCACAGTTCTCCCGCCTATCAACAGGCCATGGCCCGGGGACTTAACGGGGCCGGCGTGGACGTGCTTTGCCTGAACATGGTGCCTTCTCCTGTTTTTTATTTTGCGGCCAAAAAGCTTAACTACAAATCCGGGGTGATGATCACCGCCAGTCACAACCCACCGGAGTTTAATGGCTTCAAGGTCTGGGGCGGGGAGACCACCATCCACACCGATGATATTCAGGCCATCTACAACATAATGGAATCCGGTGAGTTCAGTGAAGGCAGCGGCGTGGTTTCCCATCACGATATTGTCCCGTTTTATCTTGAAGACCTCCTTTCCGGCATCAAGCTCAAGCGTCCGGTCAAGGTTGTGCTGGACGGAGGCAACGGTGCCGGAGGGCATATTGCCCTTGAGCTGCTGCGCCGGGCCGGGGCTGAGGTTATTCCCCAATACTGCGAACCGGACGGTGATTTTCCTAACCATCACCCGGACCCGGTGGTTGCAGAATATATGGGCGATCTTTTCAAGGCGGTTGTTGAACATGGCGCGGAGGTAGGCATCGGGCTTGACGGTGACGCGGACCGCATCGGAGCGGTGGACGAGAAAGGAAATCTTGTTCCCGGAGACAGGTTGCTGGCCGTCTATGCCCGTGAAGTTCTGGCCCGCAAGCCCGGCGAGACCGTTGTGGCCGACGTTAAATGCAGCCATCTGTTTTTTGATGATGTTGCCAGACATGGCGGTAATCCGCTCATGGCTGTAACCGGGCATTCCATTATGAAGGCCAAAATGGTCGAGACCGGGGCCGGGCTCGGCGGCGAGATGAGCGGACATATCTTTTTTGCTGACCGTTTCTACGGCTTTGATGACGGACTTTATTCCGCTTTGCGGCTGCTGGAGATTCTTTCCGATACGGATGTTCCGGTTTCAAAAATGTGGGATGAATGGGACCAGACCTATTTCACCCCTGAGCTTCGTGTTGAGTACCCGGAGGAGATCAAGTTCGAACTGGTTGAGCGTGTGGCAGAAGAGCTTGCAAAGAAGTATGAGGTCATCGATATTGACGGGGTTCGTGTTGTTTTGGACGGCGGCTGGGCTCTGGTGCGGGCTTCCAATACTCAGGCTGCGCTGACCATGCGTTTTGAAGCCTCATCGCAGGAACAGCTTTCCGCGATACAGTCTGAAGTGGAAGTGCTGCTCGACAGGCTGGCTGAAGAGCTTGGAGCTTAA
- a CDS encoding alpha/beta hydrolase: MKKLSIIKTAAIALTLVSLLLTTGCSKSSTDTINKWGDDLTKALTTENPFQEIVLFYGTDRQPSGSTVPGKAYGNEGGKLSWGACNVAVPFSKDLKELKKSGFTMTTYGMRPVSDYTIKDVQPLPRRSFNTTLPKRLANSPDKSALVFVHGFDISFEEAALSTARMSYELQYQGAPLFFSWPAQSDYLQDEQNAEHAIPQLTEFIKEVAEELDAENIYLIGNSMGCLPLCKAMAELQLAPEDMARIKELILIAPDINRNKFAETILPKLDNTSAHITVYTSSNDDQLTTAHKQRGGVRLGDVVDNKDLPGIDFVDATKINTSMNGKGKFVKKTSIYNDIASVIK, from the coding sequence ATGAAAAAACTTTCCATTATCAAAACAGCGGCAATTGCCCTGACTCTTGTCTCTCTGCTGCTGACCACCGGCTGCTCCAAAAGCAGCACCGACACCATCAATAAATGGGGCGACGACCTGACCAAGGCCCTGACCACTGAAAATCCTTTTCAGGAAATAGTTCTTTTTTACGGCACCGACCGCCAACCCAGCGGGTCCACAGTTCCGGGCAAAGCCTATGGTAATGAAGGCGGCAAACTGAGCTGGGGAGCCTGCAACGTAGCTGTTCCCTTCAGCAAGGATCTCAAAGAACTTAAAAAGTCCGGCTTCACCATGACCACATACGGCATGCGACCTGTCAGTGACTACACCATCAAAGATGTACAGCCGCTTCCCCGGCGTTCTTTTAATACCACCCTGCCCAAAAGACTGGCAAACAGCCCGGACAAATCCGCACTGGTATTTGTACACGGCTTTGACATTTCCTTTGAAGAAGCGGCACTCAGTACAGCCCGCATGAGCTACGAGCTGCAATATCAGGGCGCACCGCTCTTCTTCAGCTGGCCCGCCCAGTCCGACTACCTGCAGGACGAGCAGAATGCAGAACACGCAATCCCGCAACTGACTGAATTCATCAAAGAAGTCGCGGAAGAGCTGGATGCGGAAAATATCTATCTGATCGGAAACAGCATGGGCTGCCTGCCGCTCTGCAAAGCAATGGCTGAGCTTCAGCTCGCCCCGGAAGATATGGCCCGCATCAAGGAACTGATCCTCATCGCCCCGGACATCAACCGCAACAAATTTGCCGAGACCATACTGCCCAAGCTGGACAACACCAGTGCCCACATCACCGTCTACACCTCCTCCAACGACGACCAGCTGACCACCGCCCATAAACAACGCGGCGGAGTAAGGCTCGGAGACGTGGTCGACAACAAGGACCTGCCGGGCATCGACTTTGTAGATGCCACCAAGATTAACACCAGCATGAACGGAAAAGGTAAATTTGTTAAAAAGACCTCAATCTACAACGACATTGCGAGTGTGATTAAGTAA
- a CDS encoding HAD-IIB family hydrolase, translated as MNISSILKKIFPEPLGPVSENLTDELAASFFPADSTRLAHMRQACKTARRLVEQMDYDAETAEKIVTAALFHDVGYSEKLKKTGFHPLDGAAYLAHCNAPEDVIRAVLWHSSTPVEIESLPEIKKIYDNFPGPDYESPIHKAVAYCDFRTSPLGESYSFGQRIVELEGRFGMDSLPPSIARKTLPYTRRNQQDYARTIACAQDKNLPWIFCDIDNTLITPGKTIDRRTLNAINRYTTAGGHFSLITGKHMISLPHLVSSVGSFTPHAGVNGSVIVRNGKLEVFGEGVTPFKAIEDALIDAGVHYATYVSDGIWTRTELTEGEIDDFIKVGEVLPQKGETPEEKGAIKILTFSRRDQTEQCDLVRSLAEKHGMSCVRTGEHFLEIGPAGHGKHSAMMQIMEEAGWSDLNSIAIGDSENDLTMFGHVGLSAVVANAAPEALPAADLCIPACEEYGVARLLDALVDSAQDGCWSIPHNWLAVQE; from the coding sequence ATGAACATATCTTCAATTCTGAAAAAAATATTTCCTGAACCGCTTGGTCCGGTCTCTGAGAATCTTACTGATGAACTGGCCGCATCTTTCTTCCCTGCTGATTCAACCAGACTGGCCCACATGCGCCAGGCCTGCAAAACTGCCCGCAGACTGGTCGAGCAGATGGATTACGATGCCGAGACAGCAGAAAAGATCGTAACTGCCGCTCTCTTCCATGATGTGGGTTACTCTGAAAAGCTGAAAAAAACCGGATTTCATCCCCTTGACGGCGCAGCCTACCTTGCCCATTGCAACGCGCCGGAAGATGTCATCCGTGCGGTGCTCTGGCACTCCAGCACTCCGGTGGAAATCGAAAGTCTGCCGGAAATCAAAAAGATCTACGACAACTTTCCCGGTCCCGACTATGAAAGTCCCATCCATAAAGCTGTGGCCTATTGCGATTTCAGAACCTCGCCCCTTGGTGAATCATATTCCTTCGGGCAGCGCATTGTTGAACTTGAAGGAAGATTCGGTATGGATTCATTACCTCCATCCATTGCGCGCAAAACCCTGCCTTACACCCGCCGGAACCAGCAGGATTACGCCAGAACCATAGCCTGCGCACAGGACAAAAACCTCCCCTGGATTTTCTGCGACATCGACAACACCCTCATCACCCCCGGTAAAACAATTGACCGCAGAACCCTGAACGCCATCAACCGCTACACCACAGCAGGCGGACACTTTTCCCTCATCACCGGAAAACACATGATCAGCCTGCCGCATCTGGTCAGCAGTGTGGGCAGTTTCACCCCCCATGCCGGGGTCAACGGTTCAGTGATTGTGCGCAACGGCAAGCTGGAAGTATTCGGAGAAGGGGTGACCCCGTTCAAGGCAATTGAAGATGCGCTTATCGATGCCGGGGTTCACTATGCCACCTACGTAAGTGACGGAATCTGGACCCGGACAGAACTTACTGAAGGCGAAATTGACGATTTCATCAAAGTAGGTGAAGTTCTGCCCCAAAAAGGGGAAACACCCGAAGAAAAAGGTGCCATCAAAATCCTGACCTTTTCCCGCCGGGATCAGACCGAGCAATGCGACCTGGTACGCAGTCTCGCCGAAAAACACGGCATGAGCTGTGTGCGCACCGGAGAGCATTTCCTTGAAATCGGCCCTGCCGGACACGGAAAGCATTCCGCCATGATGCAGATCATGGAAGAAGCCGGCTGGTCGGACCTCAACTCCATTGCCATCGGCGACAGCGAAAACGACCTGACCATGTTCGGCCATGTGGGCTTAAGCGCAGTGGTTGCCAATGCCGCCCCCGAAGCTCTGCCCGCAGCGGACCTGTGCATTCCCGCCTGTGAGGAATACGGGGTGGCCCGCCTTCTGGACGCTCTTGTGGATTCCGCACAGGACGGCTGCTGGTCCATCCCCCATAACTGGCTGGCTGTCCAAGAATAA
- a CDS encoding TPM domain-containing protein, whose product MALFIKPHGKTGTERFLRMIGMVIILGLVIYAFWMNNQSTMEKIQARNAIWDQTKVLDRSERDYIQGFVRSMRNEFGVTVRIQIILDPVTEQEVDPKELLIVISPPTQEVGMHFPGLVRHALGNEFISELETKHFANHFADDEWPGSLMTCLSMIWERLVNVESDQPVPEVHTNENDSTPDPESSVHKE is encoded by the coding sequence ATGGCATTGTTTATTAAGCCCCACGGTAAGACCGGCACGGAAAGATTTTTGCGGATGATCGGGATGGTAATAATTCTCGGGCTGGTGATTTACGCCTTCTGGATGAACAACCAGTCCACCATGGAGAAGATTCAGGCCCGTAATGCTATCTGGGACCAGACCAAGGTTCTGGACCGATCCGAGCGTGATTACATTCAGGGATTCGTCAGGAGCATGCGTAATGAGTTCGGGGTTACAGTTCGCATTCAGATTATTCTTGATCCGGTCACGGAGCAGGAGGTTGATCCCAAGGAACTTCTGATCGTTATTTCCCCGCCTACGCAGGAAGTGGGGATGCATTTTCCCGGTCTTGTACGCCATGCTTTGGGTAATGAATTCATCTCCGAGTTGGAAACCAAACATTTTGCAAATCATTTTGCTGATGATGAATGGCCCGGTTCGCTCATGACCTGTTTGTCCATGATCTGGGAACGACTGGTCAATGTCGAGTCCGACCAGCCTGTTCCTGAGGTGCATACAAATGAGAATGACAGCACACCTGATCCGGAATCATCAGTTCACAAGGAATAA
- the hemW gene encoding radical SAM family heme chaperone HemW has protein sequence MGMPPAFFNAPLLRGDGSEARNLLVYIHVPFCKRKCNYCAFHSQPFEQVSFAWYMKTLLTEIELWGKRLKNPRIGTVYFGGGTPSLIPPFQLQLIMDALRKHFSFTKGMEITLEANPDSANDLSYFKALYDMGINRLSLGFQSLDDRNLETLGRPHSARQAAESYYMARKAGFGNISVDLIWGLPRQKVKDWNNELKAVVQLKPEHMSCYGLSIEPGTVFGRQAKEIDMELPPDGEQARMFIYGAEYLEAMGYIQYEISNFARMGFISRHNQGYWDRLDYLGLGPSAVSTIGNRRFTNPRYMDEYDAAVRGGFAGEDFEELTDEIKAQELIMLCLRTTKGLRLSDYKELTGRDLTKEKGSIISALHQNGLVRMSAGYLRLTKNGMLVSNSILESLAFG, from the coding sequence ATGGGAATGCCCCCGGCTTTTTTTAATGCTCCGCTGCTGCGCGGCGACGGCAGTGAGGCCAGAAATCTTCTGGTTTATATTCACGTGCCTTTCTGCAAGCGCAAATGCAACTATTGCGCTTTTCATTCCCAGCCTTTCGAGCAGGTAAGTTTCGCATGGTACATGAAAACCCTGCTGACCGAGATTGAACTCTGGGGCAAGCGGCTCAAGAATCCGCGCATCGGCACGGTCTATTTCGGCGGCGGCACCCCCAGCCTGATCCCGCCGTTTCAGCTGCAGCTGATCATGGATGCACTGCGCAAACATTTCAGCTTCACCAAGGGCATGGAAATAACCCTTGAAGCCAATCCCGATTCCGCCAACGACCTTTCATATTTCAAGGCCCTCTACGATATGGGCATCAATCGGCTCAGCCTCGGTTTCCAGTCCCTTGACGACCGCAACCTTGAGACCCTCGGCCGCCCGCATTCCGCAAGGCAGGCAGCCGAATCCTACTACATGGCCCGCAAGGCCGGGTTCGGAAATATCAGCGTTGACCTGATCTGGGGATTGCCGCGCCAGAAGGTCAAGGACTGGAACAACGAACTCAAGGCCGTGGTCCAGCTCAAGCCGGAACACATGTCCTGTTATGGACTGTCCATTGAGCCGGGTACGGTCTTCGGTAGACAGGCTAAAGAGATAGACATGGAATTGCCGCCTGACGGTGAGCAGGCCCGCATGTTTATTTACGGTGCCGAGTATCTGGAGGCCATGGGTTATATCCAGTACGAAATTTCAAATTTTGCGCGCATGGGCTTCATTTCCCGCCACAATCAGGGTTATTGGGACCGTCTCGACTACCTCGGACTCGGGCCTTCCGCAGTATCCACAATCGGTAACCGCAGATTCACCAATCCGCGCTATATGGATGAATATGACGCTGCAGTGCGCGGAGGTTTTGCCGGGGAGGATTTCGAAGAGCTTACCGATGAAATCAAGGCGCAGGAACTTATCATGCTTTGTCTGCGGACTACAAAGGGCCTCAGGCTTTCCGACTACAAAGAACTTACCGGGCGCGACCTGACCAAGGAAAAAGGTTCGATCATCAGCGCACTGCACCAGAACGGGCTGGTACGCATGAGTGCCGGATACCTGCGTCTGACCAAGAACGGCATGCTTGTTTCCAATTCTATTTTGGAGTCTTTGGCGTTTGGTTAA
- the rnhA gene encoding ribonuclease HI codes for MSKKKLTIYTDGSCLGNPGKGGYGAVLLFNEHRKELSQGYKKTTNNRMEMRAVIAALTELKEPCEITLFTDSQYVKNAFTKKWIDNWQKNGWKTAAKKPVKNKDLWVQFIPLLKKHDVTFRWVKGHSGDPENERCDDLARNAASSGDLIEDEGA; via the coding sequence ATGTCTAAAAAGAAACTTACTATCTACACCGACGGTTCCTGTCTCGGTAACCCCGGTAAGGGCGGCTACGGGGCCGTTCTCCTGTTCAACGAACACCGCAAGGAACTTTCACAGGGTTATAAAAAAACCACCAACAACCGCATGGAAATGCGCGCGGTTATCGCAGCCCTCACCGAACTCAAGGAACCCTGCGAGATTACACTGTTCACCGATTCGCAGTACGTGAAGAATGCCTTCACCAAGAAGTGGATTGATAACTGGCAGAAAAACGGTTGGAAGACTGCCGCCAAGAAGCCGGTCAAAAATAAGGATCTCTGGGTGCAGTTCATCCCGTTGCTGAAGAAGCACGACGTGACTTTCCGCTGGGTCAAAGGCCATTCCGGGGACCCGGAAAACGAACGCTGCGACGATCTGGCCCGCAATGCCGCATCGTCCGGTGATTTGATTGAAGACGAGGGAGCTTAG